A genomic stretch from Flavobacterium humidisoli includes:
- the tssD gene encoding type VI secretion system tube protein TssD → MSFLAKLELDNEVFNVLEFDVQFTQNVDNNGKPANKTKGGQIKLVIETTHTDLFSDWMVSQTSVKDGKVIFYRRDAMSTMKSVNFKKAYCISFHKSFRSEGSVPMVTEILISSNEVKIGNTIFENNWKNS, encoded by the coding sequence ATGAGTTTTTTAGCAAAATTAGAATTAGACAATGAGGTTTTTAATGTCTTAGAATTTGATGTTCAGTTTACGCAGAATGTCGATAACAACGGAAAACCGGCCAACAAGACAAAAGGGGGGCAAATAAAACTTGTAATAGAAACCACACATACTGATTTATTTTCAGATTGGATGGTTTCGCAGACAAGCGTAAAAGATGGAAAAGTGATTTTTTATCGAAGAGATGCTATGAGCACCATGAAAAGTGTAAACTTCAAAAAAGCCTATTGCATATCATTTCATAAAAGCTTTAGAAGTGAAGGTTCAGTTCCTATGGTTACCGAAATTTTGATTTCTTCAAACGAAGTAAAAATTGGGAATACAATTTTTGAAAACAATTGGAAAAACTCATAG